Proteins encoded by one window of Massilia sp. NR 4-1:
- a CDS encoding aldo/keto reductase, whose product MKMHKLGRQGLEVSAIGLGCMGMSFAYGPSNEAEALSTLDRALELGVSHWDTAEVYGPYTNEELLGRALKGRRDKVTLATKFGFGILPHGEGMARMSGLNSRPEHVRAATEGSLRRLGVETIDLLYQHRVDPQVPIEDTVGAMAELVREGKVRYLGLSEVGGATLRRAHAVHPIAAVQSEYSLWSRDVEQDVLPVCRELGVGFVPYSPLGRGFLAGKLEDVSQLSADDFRHYLPRFQQAALQRNRRLLQTLTELAHARQATPAQLALAWLLAQGEDIAPIPGARRIVHLQENSAAVELALSAQELDTIAAAFTPDRVDGARYSPDGMALVGR is encoded by the coding sequence ATGAAAATGCATAAATTGGGCCGGCAAGGCCTGGAAGTGTCGGCAATCGGCCTGGGCTGCATGGGGATGAGCTTCGCCTATGGTCCTTCGAACGAGGCGGAAGCGCTGTCCACTCTGGACCGGGCGCTGGAACTGGGCGTCAGCCATTGGGATACGGCCGAGGTTTATGGTCCTTACACCAACGAGGAATTGCTGGGCCGCGCGCTCAAGGGGCGGCGCGACAAGGTGACGCTGGCAACCAAGTTCGGCTTCGGCATCCTGCCGCATGGCGAAGGGATGGCGCGCATGTCGGGCCTGAACAGCCGTCCGGAGCATGTGCGCGCCGCCACGGAAGGTTCACTGCGCCGCCTGGGCGTGGAAACCATCGATCTGCTGTATCAGCACCGGGTCGACCCGCAAGTGCCGATCGAGGACACGGTGGGCGCGATGGCTGAACTGGTGCGTGAAGGCAAGGTGCGCTACCTGGGCCTGTCCGAGGTGGGCGGCGCGACCTTGCGCCGCGCCCATGCGGTGCACCCGATTGCGGCGGTACAGTCGGAATACTCGCTGTGGAGCCGTGACGTGGAACAGGATGTGCTGCCCGTCTGCCGTGAGCTGGGCGTGGGCTTTGTGCCGTACAGCCCCTTAGGCCGCGGCTTCCTGGCCGGCAAGCTGGAAGACGTGTCGCAATTGTCGGCCGACGACTTCCGCCACTATCTGCCGCGTTTCCAGCAGGCTGCCCTGCAGCGCAACCGCCGCCTGCTGCAAACGCTGACCGAGCTGGCGCATGCCCGCCAGGCGACCCCGGCGCAACTGGCGCTGGCCTGGCTGCTGGCCCAGGGCGAGGATATCGCGCCGATTCCCGGTGCGCGCCGCATCGTCCACCTGCAGGAAAACTCGGCGGCGGTCGAACTTGCGCTGAGTGCGCAGGAACTGGATACCATTGCCGCCGCCTTCACGCCGGATCGGGTGGATGGCGCGCGCTACAGCCCGGACGGCATGGCCCTGGTCGGCCGTTAA
- a CDS encoding LysR family transcriptional regulator, whose protein sequence is MKTPDLDDLAAFACVAKHRSFRKAAQERGVSASALSHAMRALEQRLDLRLLNRSTRSVTPTAAGERLLARLAPALDEIHAGLDDINALRDTPSGSLRLNVPRSVAALLLTPLFARFHQAFPNVRLEVVTDDGLVDIVRDGFDAGVRYGESLAQDMVALPLRPLPRMSLVAAPAYAERHGLPRTPGELKHHACIGRRFPSGAVYAWEFAQGGEKLSVAVDGPLLLDDEDLMVSAALDGVGLAYVYEGRVSQAVAEGRLLRALEEWHPPLESLFLYYPSGRRQPAPLRAFIDLLRQMGRA, encoded by the coding sequence ATGAAAACACCCGACCTCGACGATCTGGCCGCCTTCGCCTGCGTCGCCAAACACCGCAGCTTCCGCAAGGCGGCGCAGGAACGCGGCGTCTCCGCCTCGGCACTGAGCCACGCCATGCGCGCTTTGGAGCAGCGCCTCGACCTGCGCCTGCTCAACCGCAGCACGCGCAGCGTCACGCCGACCGCCGCCGGCGAACGCCTGCTGGCGCGGCTGGCGCCCGCCCTGGACGAAATCCATGCTGGCCTCGACGACATCAACGCCCTGCGCGACACGCCCAGCGGCAGCCTGCGCCTGAACGTGCCGCGTTCCGTTGCCGCCCTGCTGCTGACGCCCCTGTTTGCGCGCTTCCACCAAGCCTTTCCCAATGTCCGGCTGGAAGTGGTGACGGACGATGGCCTGGTCGACATTGTGCGCGACGGCTTCGATGCGGGCGTGCGTTATGGCGAAAGCCTGGCCCAGGACATGGTGGCGCTCCCCCTGCGCCCCCTGCCCCGGATGAGTTTGGTCGCAGCCCCCGCTTATGCCGAGCGCCACGGCCTGCCGCGCACGCCCGGCGAGCTGAAGCATCACGCCTGCATCGGCCGCCGCTTTCCCAGCGGCGCCGTGTACGCCTGGGAATTCGCCCAGGGCGGCGAAAAGCTCAGCGTGGCGGTGGACGGCCCGCTGCTGCTCGACGACGAGGATCTGATGGTGAGCGCGGCGCTCGACGGCGTCGGCCTGGCCTATGTCTACGAAGGCCGCGTGTCCCAAGCCGTGGCCGAAGGCCGTCTGCTGCGCGCGCTGGAAGAATGGCATCCGCCGCTGGAAAGTCTCTTCCTCTACTACCCCAGCGGACGGCGCCAGCCCGCGCCCTTACGCGCCTTTATCGATCTGCTGCGGCAGATGGGGCGGGCTTAA
- a CDS encoding acetamidase/formamidase family protein: MKKTLLLSLFSLALPLHAAESWLLKLDRWGNPSYMTLHLQEQDGHLSGTLDGDSLHGTRTKSGISFTVTDKQGNRYEYKGTAAANNLQGSADMPDTNDAKARAQHGFTARRLPERASTAPQRHEFAPKEYANEFSATRPPVLTVWPGDTVHTTTIDSGGVDERGVTRALFGNPQTGPFFVMGAEAGDTLAIHLRRLRLNRDYADSLDSIVGRAQTTGLAAHAASLGKPVRWTLDREKGTASPQGASAALRGLAVPVRPMLGGLAVAPQDGPAISTGDTGRFGGNMDFNEVVEGNTVYLPVQQPGALLYLGDAHALQGDGETSQYALETSMDVEFTVALIKGKAVGMPRVESPAQIMVLGQAGSLDDALRAATAGMTQWLQQDYGLSLSDSAIVLGSAVQYSVANLAGRSVGVAAKINKSLLPRR; encoded by the coding sequence ATGAAAAAAACACTCCTGCTGTCGCTGTTTTCCCTTGCCTTGCCGCTGCACGCCGCCGAAAGCTGGCTTCTGAAACTCGACCGGTGGGGCAATCCCTCCTACATGACGCTGCATCTGCAGGAGCAGGACGGCCACCTGTCCGGCACGCTCGATGGCGACAGCCTGCACGGCACCCGCACGAAAAGCGGCATCAGCTTCACCGTCACCGACAAGCAGGGCAATCGCTACGAGTACAAAGGGACCGCCGCCGCCAACAACCTGCAAGGCAGCGCCGACATGCCGGACACCAATGACGCCAAAGCCCGCGCCCAGCACGGCTTCACCGCACGGCGCCTGCCGGAGCGCGCATCCACCGCCCCGCAGCGCCATGAATTCGCGCCCAAAGAGTATGCGAATGAATTCAGCGCCACGCGTCCGCCGGTATTGACCGTCTGGCCGGGGGATACGGTGCATACCACCACCATCGATTCGGGCGGCGTGGACGAACGCGGCGTGACGCGCGCCCTGTTCGGCAATCCGCAGACCGGGCCTTTCTTCGTGATGGGTGCGGAGGCCGGCGACACGCTGGCGATCCATCTACGCCGCCTGCGCCTGAACCGCGACTATGCGGACAGCCTGGACAGCATTGTCGGCCGGGCGCAGACCACGGGCCTGGCGGCACACGCGGCATCGCTCGGCAAACCGGTGCGCTGGACCCTGGACCGCGAAAAAGGCACGGCCAGCCCGCAAGGTGCGAGCGCAGCACTGCGCGGCCTGGCCGTCCCCGTGCGCCCCATGCTGGGCGGGCTGGCCGTGGCGCCGCAGGATGGTCCCGCCATCTCCACCGGCGACACCGGCCGCTTCGGTGGCAATATGGATTTCAACGAGGTGGTCGAAGGCAATACCGTCTACCTGCCGGTGCAGCAGCCCGGCGCCCTGCTCTATCTGGGCGATGCGCACGCGCTGCAGGGCGATGGTGAAACCTCGCAGTACGCGCTGGAGACGTCGATGGACGTGGAGTTCACGGTGGCGCTGATCAAGGGCAAGGCCGTCGGCATGCCGCGGGTGGAGTCGCCGGCGCAGATCATGGTGCTGGGCCAGGCCGGTTCGCTGGATGATGCCTTGCGCGCGGCCACCGCCGGCATGACCCAGTGGCTGCAGCAGGACTATGGTCTCAGCCTGTCCGACAGCGCCATCGTCCTTGGCAGCGCCGTGCAGTATTCGGTTGCCAATCTCGCCGGACGCAGCGTGGGCGTCGCCGCGAAGATCAACAAATCCCTGCTGCCGCGACGCTAA
- the infA gene encoding translation initiation factor IF-1, producing MAKEELIEMSGQVVEILPDQRFRVDLDNGHKLIAYTAGRMKKNFIRILAGDKVTVELSPYDLNKGRIVFRHLEKRNTAGPAPFRRR from the coding sequence TTGGCTAAAGAAGAATTGATTGAAATGAGTGGACAGGTCGTCGAGATCCTGCCAGACCAGCGCTTTCGCGTGGATCTGGACAACGGCCACAAACTGATCGCCTATACGGCTGGCCGGATGAAGAAGAATTTCATCCGCATTCTCGCCGGCGACAAAGTCACGGTTGAATTGTCGCCATATGACCTGAACAAGGGTCGTATCGTTTTCCGCCATCTTGAAAAGCGCAACACGGCCGGCCCAGCGCCATTTCGTCGCCGCTAG